One segment of Streptomyces roseifaciens DNA contains the following:
- a CDS encoding class I SAM-dependent methyltransferase, with translation MAIPQVAPEIIDFYTDTFDEATRLTATADGMLEMARTQELLRRHLPPAPAALLDVGGGPGAHARWLTADGYRVHLVDPVARHVTQAAGTGCTAELGDARHLTAADGSYDVTLLLGPLYHLLDRADRDQALAEARRVTASGGLVAAAAINRYASLFEHTATTWLDRESVRGAVTDILATGVHEPGRKGFTAAYFHTAPELAEEMRAAGLHDIRVYAVEGPTWSLLKAAEQHTQQPLPLDSPLFRAALAAARAAEPYPDLLAASSHLLATGRC, from the coding sequence ATGGCGATCCCCCAAGTGGCCCCGGAGATCATCGACTTCTACACCGACACCTTCGACGAGGCCACCCGGCTGACGGCAACAGCGGACGGCATGCTGGAGATGGCCCGCACACAAGAGCTGCTCCGGCGCCATCTCCCTCCCGCCCCGGCCGCACTTCTCGACGTGGGCGGCGGGCCGGGAGCCCACGCGCGGTGGCTCACCGCGGACGGTTACCGGGTCCACCTCGTGGACCCGGTGGCCAGGCACGTGACACAGGCCGCCGGAACCGGATGCACGGCCGAACTCGGCGACGCGCGCCACCTCACCGCCGCCGACGGGTCGTACGACGTCACGCTCCTCCTCGGCCCGCTCTACCACCTGCTCGACCGCGCCGACCGCGACCAGGCGCTGGCCGAGGCACGTCGCGTCACCGCATCCGGTGGCCTGGTGGCCGCCGCGGCCATCAACCGGTACGCATCCCTCTTCGAGCACACGGCCACCACGTGGCTGGACCGCGAGAGCGTGCGCGGCGCCGTAACCGACATCCTCGCCACGGGCGTGCACGAGCCGGGCAGGAAGGGCTTCACAGCGGCCTATTTCCACACCGCCCCGGAATTGGCGGAGGAAATGCGCGCCGCCGGACTCCACGACATCCGTGTCTACGCCGTCGAAGGCCCCACGTGGTCCCTACTCAAGGCCGCCGAGCAGCACACCCAACAACCGTTGCCCCTCGACTCGCCGCTCTTCCGGGCCGCCCTGGCCGCCGCCCGAGCCGCGGAGCCGTACCCGGATCTACTCGCTGCCAGTTCACACCTGCTGGCCACGGGCCGGTGCTGA
- a CDS encoding DUF397 domain-containing protein: MHDIWMKSSYSNAQHNCVEVAALTEGIGIRDSKDTSIPSLHVHPSAWTSFLHEVRSGRL, from the coding sequence ATGCATGACATATGGATGAAGTCCTCCTACAGCAATGCGCAACACAACTGCGTCGAGGTCGCCGCCCTCACCGAGGGGATCGGCATCCGCGACTCCAAGGACACGAGCATCCCGTCACTCCACGTACACCCATCGGCCTGGACCTCGTTCCTCCACGAGGTCCGGTCCGGCCGGCTGTGA
- a CDS encoding helix-turn-helix transcriptional regulator, whose translation MNTRCQTQPGRRRPRKAMRVGARIGPTARRIALGTELRRMRSEAGMTLEQAVKGLGFSESHLQRVETGSIPLKQSSHLRSLLKRYDVTDEDHIAALTQLHRESASQEWTSFASTVHPTVRTFAGVESVARAIKAWHPTLVLGLLQTKRYATAIFEMEKLHDEFTSEYVDHGVRLRMMRKELLTREEDPLHLWAILGEAALRHIVGNAEVMREQYAEIAALSERENVTVQILRTHEVGYRFDTDFTILDLGEALPSTVQADVPWGSLCMSDKPREVGRFSRRFSSLSATAMSPEKTVRFLQQLSGEVSDA comes from the coding sequence ATGAACACGCGGTGCCAGACTCAGCCAGGACGCAGGCGACCACGGAAGGCGATGAGAGTGGGAGCACGGATCGGACCAACAGCTCGTCGTATCGCACTCGGCACCGAACTACGCCGCATGCGCAGCGAAGCCGGGATGACACTCGAACAGGCGGTGAAGGGCCTGGGCTTCAGCGAGTCCCACCTCCAGCGCGTCGAGACGGGGAGCATTCCGCTCAAGCAATCCAGTCACCTGCGCAGTCTGCTGAAGCGGTACGACGTCACAGACGAGGACCACATCGCTGCGCTCACCCAGCTGCACCGCGAGTCCGCAAGCCAGGAATGGACGTCCTTCGCCAGCACGGTGCACCCCACGGTGCGGACGTTCGCAGGCGTCGAATCCGTAGCCCGCGCCATCAAGGCATGGCACCCGACCCTGGTCCTGGGCCTGCTCCAGACGAAGAGGTACGCAACCGCCATTTTCGAGATGGAGAAGTTGCACGACGAGTTCACGAGCGAGTACGTCGACCACGGCGTTCGCCTGCGCATGATGCGCAAGGAACTCCTGACCCGCGAGGAGGATCCCCTGCACCTCTGGGCGATCCTGGGGGAGGCGGCGCTACGCCACATCGTCGGAAACGCCGAGGTCATGCGCGAGCAGTATGCAGAGATTGCCGCGCTGTCGGAGCGGGAAAATGTGACAGTGCAGATCCTGCGCACCCACGAGGTCGGCTACCGGTTCGACACGGACTTCACCATCCTCGACCTGGGCGAGGCATTGCCGTCGACGGTCCAGGCCGACGTGCCCTGGGGGTCCCTGTGCATGTCGGACAAGCCACGAGAGGTCGGACGCTTCTCCCGAAGGTTCAGCTCCCTCAGCGCCACGGCGATGTCGCCGGAGAAGACCGTGCGTTTTCTGCAACAACTATCAGGAGAGGTCAGCGATGCATGA
- a CDS encoding DUF6415 family natural product biosynthesis protein produces MPPFPRTAHTPGEITLAPSEPSPVSIGQALREATAMETWLPAPSRLSEVTERLLGYIRETVPAVEAAAGRRPVECPVRRSAFGAVEEARHRAGGGPGDGYASAISFARGLGKAAGDLMHQQRRLQREGER; encoded by the coding sequence ATGCCTCCCTTCCCCCGTACCGCCCACACCCCCGGCGAGATCACGCTCGCCCCCTCCGAGCCGTCCCCCGTTTCGATCGGTCAGGCCCTCCGTGAGGCCACCGCCATGGAGACGTGGTTGCCTGCCCCGTCGCGGCTGAGCGAGGTCACCGAGCGGCTTCTCGGGTACATCCGGGAGACCGTCCCGGCCGTGGAGGCGGCTGCGGGCCGTCGCCCCGTGGAGTGTCCGGTCCGCCGGTCCGCGTTCGGCGCGGTGGAGGAAGCCCGTCACCGGGCCGGGGGCGGGCCCGGCGACGGGTATGCGTCCGCGATCAGCTTCGCCCGGGGCCTGGGCAAGGCTGCGGGGGACCTGATGCACCAGCAGCGGCGGCTGCAACGGGAAGGCGAGCGGTGA
- a CDS encoding sacsin N-terminal ATP-binding-like domain-containing protein, giving the protein MVRGAAEGADPFGTARLRRGVLDAWAASPARFREDANAEEDLALGGYRDRLVVELAQNAADAAARAGVPGRLRLTLHAAAGSRPAVLAAANTGAPMDAAGVESLATLRASAKRDADKGAGPGGHGSVGRFGVGFSAVLAVSDEPAVVGRSGGVRWSLAEARALAAREAVRAPALEEEIRRREGHVPLLRLPLPAEGSAPAGYDTVVVLPLRDGAAEDLTSRLLAGVDDALLLTLPGLSEVVVETDGVVRTLTRRQEGPYVLVDDSARGTTARWRVERAAGALDSALLADRPVEERLRPHWSVMWAVPVGEDGAPVRPGTAPVVHAPTPTDEPLGVPALLVATFPLEPTRRHAAPGALTDFLTGRAAEAYAQLLRDWHPVGPGTLDLVPSPLAQGALDAELRRRILDRLPGVAFLPSAAGVPAQETAAPRGGGVEGIPWTEGPDAARQTPEPAAAPDAPPAADTWDDPFARSGPGGPGEPYALRPADAEVVEGAGAETVAVLGELFPSLLPAGLERRPELRALGVARAPLGEVVDRLAGVERAPSWWQRLYDSLAGIDPDRLTGLPVPLADGRTAIGPRQVLLPPPDGADSERLSRLGLKVAHPDAAHPLLEKLGATPSSPRAVLTTPQVRAAVAASLDADEVWDEDALDADALAELVLGLVRDADLAPGDEPWLGALALPDEDGELAPAGELVLPGSVFERVIRPGELAACDAALAERWGEQPLTAVGVMAGFALVRATDVVLDPDELEPRDGDFAEPDDAGLLDAVDVWCEDVLDRLPDTPVPPVATEIVAVRDLDLVDDDAWPEALALLAEPPLRDALTTPVRILLPDGTTESVRPYTAWWLRGHPVLDGRRPAGLRVAGGDPLLRGLYEAVDAAGLADEQVLRALGVRTSAAALLDEPGGAAELLSRLADPALPVTAPQLHALYGLLARLDPDQVTLPDELRAVTDGEVRVVDAADAVVADAPDLLPLATGHALLPVTPSRSADLADLLQVRRLSETLEASAPAGQGELREVPEGVRVLLPGAPETYVEHEELVVDGVELDWRLGADGILHASTLEGVAAGLAWAAGAWSRRFEAAALLEDPSRTEELARARWFD; this is encoded by the coding sequence ATGGTGCGAGGCGCGGCCGAAGGCGCGGATCCGTTCGGAACCGCGCGCCTGCGGCGCGGCGTGCTGGACGCCTGGGCGGCGTCGCCGGCCCGTTTCCGGGAGGACGCCAACGCCGAGGAGGACCTCGCGCTCGGCGGCTACCGCGACCGCCTCGTCGTCGAGCTCGCCCAGAACGCCGCCGACGCCGCGGCCCGCGCGGGCGTCCCCGGCCGCCTGCGGCTGACCCTGCACGCGGCCGCCGGCAGCCGCCCGGCCGTGCTGGCCGCGGCGAACACCGGGGCGCCCATGGACGCCGCGGGCGTCGAGTCCCTGGCCACCCTCCGCGCCTCCGCCAAGCGCGACGCGGACAAGGGCGCCGGGCCGGGCGGCCACGGCAGCGTCGGCCGGTTCGGCGTCGGCTTCTCCGCGGTCCTGGCCGTCAGCGACGAGCCGGCCGTCGTCGGCCGCTCCGGCGGCGTCCGCTGGTCGCTCGCGGAGGCGAGGGCGCTGGCGGCGCGCGAGGCCGTCCGGGCCCCCGCCCTGGAGGAGGAGATCCGCCGCCGCGAGGGCCACGTGCCGCTGCTGAGGCTCCCGCTGCCCGCCGAGGGCTCCGCCCCGGCCGGCTACGACACGGTGGTCGTGCTGCCCCTGCGCGACGGCGCCGCCGAGGACCTGACCTCCCGTCTGCTGGCCGGCGTCGACGACGCGCTGCTGCTGACGCTGCCCGGCCTGTCCGAGGTCGTCGTCGAGACGGACGGCGTCGTACGGACCCTGACGCGCCGCCAGGAGGGCCCGTACGTCCTCGTGGACGACTCCGCGCGCGGCACCACGGCCCGCTGGCGGGTCGAGCGGGCGGCCGGGGCCCTGGACTCCGCGCTGCTCGCCGACCGGCCCGTGGAGGAGCGCCTGCGCCCGCACTGGTCGGTCATGTGGGCCGTGCCGGTGGGCGAGGACGGCGCGCCCGTACGCCCCGGCACCGCGCCCGTCGTGCACGCGCCGACGCCGACGGACGAGCCGCTGGGCGTCCCGGCGCTGCTCGTCGCCACGTTCCCGCTGGAGCCCACGCGCCGCCACGCCGCGCCCGGCGCCCTCACGGACTTCCTCACCGGGCGCGCGGCCGAGGCGTACGCGCAGCTGCTGCGCGACTGGCACCCGGTCGGCCCGGGAACGCTCGACCTCGTGCCCTCCCCGCTGGCGCAGGGCGCGCTGGACGCGGAGCTGCGCCGGCGGATCCTGGACCGGCTGCCGGGCGTCGCGTTCCTGCCGAGCGCGGCCGGGGTCCCCGCCCAGGAGACGGCCGCGCCGCGGGGCGGCGGCGTGGAGGGCATCCCGTGGACCGAGGGCCCGGACGCGGCCCGGCAGACGCCGGAGCCGGCCGCCGCCCCGGACGCCCCGCCGGCCGCCGACACGTGGGACGACCCGTTCGCGCGGAGCGGGCCCGGCGGCCCCGGCGAGCCGTACGCGCTGCGCCCCGCCGACGCCGAGGTCGTCGAGGGTGCGGGCGCCGAGACCGTCGCCGTCCTCGGCGAGCTCTTCCCGAGCCTGCTGCCCGCCGGCCTGGAGCGCCGCCCCGAGCTGCGCGCCCTCGGCGTCGCGCGCGCCCCGCTCGGCGAGGTCGTCGACCGGCTCGCCGGCGTCGAGCGCGCCCCGTCCTGGTGGCAGCGGCTCTACGACAGCCTCGCCGGCATCGACCCGGACCGGCTCACCGGCCTGCCCGTGCCGCTCGCGGACGGCCGTACGGCCATCGGCCCGCGGCAGGTGCTGCTCCCGCCGCCGGACGGCGCGGACTCGGAGCGGCTCTCCCGCCTGGGGCTGAAGGTCGCCCACCCCGACGCCGCGCACCCGCTCCTGGAGAAGCTCGGCGCCACCCCGTCCTCTCCCCGGGCCGTCCTGACCACCCCGCAGGTGCGGGCCGCGGTGGCCGCCTCCCTCGACGCCGACGAGGTGTGGGACGAGGACGCGCTCGACGCGGACGCCCTCGCCGAGCTCGTCCTCGGCCTCGTGCGCGACGCCGACCTCGCGCCCGGCGACGAGCCCTGGCTCGGCGCCCTCGCCCTGCCCGACGAGGACGGCGAGCTCGCCCCCGCGGGCGAACTCGTCCTGCCCGGAAGCGTATTCGAACGCGTGATCCGGCCCGGCGAGCTCGCCGCGTGCGACGCCGCCCTCGCCGAGCGGTGGGGCGAGCAGCCGCTCACCGCCGTCGGCGTCATGGCCGGCTTCGCGCTCGTGCGCGCCACGGACGTCGTCCTCGACCCCGACGAACTCGAACCGCGCGACGGCGACTTCGCCGAGCCCGACGATGCCGGGCTGCTCGACGCGGTCGACGTGTGGTGCGAGGACGTCCTCGACCGGCTGCCCGACACGCCCGTGCCGCCCGTCGCGACGGAGATCGTGGCCGTCCGCGACCTCGACCTCGTCGACGACGACGCCTGGCCGGAAGCCCTGGCCCTGCTCGCCGAGCCGCCGCTGCGCGACGCCCTCACCACGCCCGTGCGCATCCTGCTGCCCGACGGCACGACGGAGTCCGTCCGCCCGTACACCGCCTGGTGGCTGCGCGGCCACCCCGTCCTCGACGGCCGCCGCCCCGCAGGTCTGCGCGTCGCGGGCGGCGACCCGCTCCTGCGCGGCCTGTACGAGGCGGTGGACGCGGCCGGCCTCGCCGACGAGCAGGTGCTGCGCGCCCTCGGCGTCCGTACGTCCGCGGCCGCGCTGCTGGACGAACCGGGCGGCGCGGCGGAACTCCTCTCCCGCCTGGCCGACCCGGCCCTCCCGGTGACCGCACCCCAGCTCCACGCCCTGTACGGCCTCCTCGCCCGCCTCGACCCGGACCAGGTCACGCTGCCGGACGAGCTGCGGGCCGTGACCGACGGCGAGGTGCGGGTGGTGGACGCGGCGGACGCGGTAGTGGCCGACGCCCCGGACCTCCTCCCCTTGGCCACGGGTCACGCCCTCCTCCCGGTGACGCCGTCACGCTCGGCGGACCTGGCCGACCTGCTCCAGGTACGCCGCCTGAGCGAGACCCTGGAAGCATCCGCCCCGGCGGGCCAGGGCGAACTCCGCGAGGTCCCGGAAGGCGTACGCGTCCTGCTGCCGGGCGCGCCGGAGACGTACGTGGAGCACGAGGAACTCGTCGTCGACGGCGTCGAACTGGACTGGCGCCTGGGAGCGGACGGCATCCTGCACGCCTCGACGCTGGAGGGCGTGGCGGCGGGCCTGGCCTGGGCGGCAGGAGCCTGGTCCCGCCGCTTCGAGGCAGCGGCCCTCCTGGAGGACCCGAGCCGCACGGAGGAACTGGCGCGGGCGCGCTGGTTCGACTGA
- a CDS encoding DUF3027 domain-containing protein: protein MRSRTPDRLCAEAVDLARAAAEEAALPGTVGEHVQAVADGDRVVTHSFLCLDPAYRGWRWAVTVARASRAKNVTLDETVLLPGPDALMAPEWVPWSERLRPGDMGPGDLLPTDAEDLRLVPGWSGEDVPPPNSAVSEEMDRLAEAEDADVVPGSPAAQPAVPARGTIAAVAEELGMRRARVLSRYGLHTAADRWDETHGAKTPMAQAAPASCVSCGFLVPIGGSLGQAFGVCANEFGPADGHLVSLSYGCGGHSEAAVMPKPPRPAPPVIDETLVDPLPLRSEPAGDEEDEELGHS, encoded by the coding sequence ATGCGAAGCCGTACCCCGGACCGCCTGTGCGCCGAGGCGGTCGACCTGGCCCGTGCTGCGGCCGAGGAGGCCGCGCTGCCCGGCACGGTCGGCGAGCATGTCCAGGCCGTAGCCGACGGGGACCGCGTCGTCACCCACTCCTTCCTCTGCCTGGACCCGGCCTACCGCGGCTGGCGCTGGGCCGTCACCGTCGCCCGCGCCTCCCGCGCCAAGAACGTCACCCTCGACGAGACGGTCCTGCTGCCCGGGCCCGACGCCCTCATGGCCCCCGAGTGGGTCCCCTGGAGCGAGCGCCTGCGCCCCGGCGACATGGGCCCGGGCGACCTCCTCCCCACCGACGCCGAGGACCTGCGGCTCGTGCCCGGCTGGAGCGGCGAGGACGTCCCGCCGCCGAACTCCGCCGTCTCCGAGGAGATGGACCGCCTCGCCGAGGCCGAGGACGCCGACGTCGTCCCCGGCTCCCCCGCCGCCCAGCCGGCCGTCCCGGCGCGCGGCACGATCGCGGCCGTGGCCGAGGAGCTCGGGATGCGGCGCGCCCGCGTCCTGTCCCGCTACGGGCTGCACACCGCCGCCGACCGCTGGGACGAGACCCACGGCGCGAAGACCCCGATGGCGCAGGCCGCCCCGGCGTCGTGCGTCAGCTGCGGCTTCCTCGTGCCGATCGGGGGCTCCCTCGGACAGGCGTTCGGCGTCTGCGCCAACGAGTTCGGTCCGGCGGACGGGCACCTCGTGTCCCTGTCGTACGGCTGCGGCGGGCACTCCGAGGCCGCGGTCATGCCGAAGCCGCCGCGGCCGGCGCCGCCGGTGATCGACGAGACGCTCGTCGACCCGCTGCCGCTGCGTTCCGAGCCGGCCGGCGACGAGGAGGACGAGGAGCTCGGGCACTCCTGA
- a CDS encoding MFS transporter, whose product MGAIRSVEGGPLRRMARGAGRVLRAPFTAAARGVRRATHAHGAGESGLGKLIELHAVNSAGDMLITVALASTVFFSVPTDQARGRVALYLAITMAPFTLLAPVIGPLLDRLPHGRRAAMAGAMLTRALLALTMSGAVASGGLELYPAALGVLVASKAYGVVRSAVVPRLLPPRISLVKANSRVTLGGLLATGVAAPLGAGLHRLGPEYPLYGAFVVFVLGTVLSFSLPHKVDSAKGEARARLVSGEHLPHRPRRMHMAKGNKNGRKGWIGRNSRNSGNGNRNGNKKSKPPKPPGLRTVGSSVLHALQANSAMRMLSGFLTFFLAFLLRVHPIGHLSPAFSLGVVAVAAGAGNALGTAIGALLRSRGPEKTIALVLTVSLGTTVAAAVFFGAFFVVVVAAVAGISQALGKQSLDSLIQRDVPEEVRTSAFARSETLLQMCWVVGGAVGILLPLNGTLGMAVAAGVLALGVATAVRGLLTAARRGSPHPRVA is encoded by the coding sequence GTGGGAGCCATCCGGTCGGTCGAGGGCGGTCCGCTGCGCCGCATGGCCCGGGGCGCCGGCCGCGTGCTGCGCGCCCCGTTCACGGCTGCCGCGCGGGGCGTGCGCAGGGCGACACACGCGCACGGCGCGGGCGAGTCGGGCCTGGGCAAGCTGATCGAGCTGCACGCGGTGAATTCCGCGGGCGACATGCTGATCACCGTCGCACTGGCGTCCACGGTGTTCTTCTCGGTCCCCACGGACCAGGCGCGCGGCCGGGTGGCCCTGTACCTGGCGATCACGATGGCGCCGTTCACCCTCCTGGCCCCGGTGATCGGGCCGCTGCTCGACCGGCTCCCGCACGGCCGCCGGGCGGCCATGGCGGGCGCGATGCTGACGCGGGCGCTGCTCGCGCTGACGATGTCGGGGGCGGTGGCGAGCGGCGGCCTGGAGCTGTATCCGGCGGCGCTCGGCGTCCTGGTGGCGTCGAAGGCGTACGGGGTGGTGCGTTCGGCGGTCGTGCCACGGCTGCTGCCACCGCGGATCTCGCTGGTGAAGGCCAATTCCCGGGTGACCCTCGGCGGGCTGCTGGCCACGGGAGTGGCGGCCCCGCTGGGCGCGGGGCTGCACCGGCTGGGACCGGAATATCCGCTCTACGGGGCCTTCGTCGTGTTCGTCCTCGGCACGGTGCTGTCCTTCTCGCTCCCGCACAAGGTCGACTCGGCGAAGGGCGAGGCGCGAGCCCGGCTGGTCTCCGGGGAGCACCTCCCGCACCGCCCCCGGCGGATGCATATGGCGAAGGGCAACAAAAACGGCAGGAAGGGATGGATCGGCAGGAACAGCAGGAACAGCGGGAATGGCAACAGGAACGGCAACAAGAAGAGCAAGCCTCCCAAGCCGCCCGGCCTCCGCACCGTCGGCAGCTCCGTCCTGCACGCCCTGCAGGCCAACAGCGCCATGCGCATGCTCTCGGGCTTCCTCACCTTCTTCCTGGCCTTCCTGCTGCGCGTCCACCCGATCGGCCACCTGAGCCCGGCCTTCTCGCTCGGCGTCGTCGCCGTCGCCGCGGGCGCCGGGAACGCCCTGGGCACGGCCATAGGGGCGCTGCTGCGCTCACGCGGCCCGGAGAAGACGATCGCGCTGGTGCTGACGGTGTCGCTGGGCACGACCGTGGCCGCGGCCGTGTTCTTCGGGGCCTTCTTCGTGGTGGTCGTGGCGGCCGTCGCCGGCATCTCCCAGGCGCTGGGGAAGCAGTCGCTGGACTCCCTCATCCAGCGCGACGTGCCGGAGGAGGTGCGCACCTCGGCGTTCGCCCGTTCCGAGACGCTGCTGCAGATGTGCTGGGTCGTCGGCGGGGCCGTCGGCATCCTCCTGCCGCTCAACGGCACCCTGGGCATGGCGGTCGCCGCCGGGGTCCTCGCACTGGGCGTCGCGACAGCCGTACGGGGTCTGCTGACCGCGGCACGGCGTGGCTCACCGCACCCCCGCGTGGCCTGA
- a CDS encoding futalosine hydrolase: MRVLVVTAVDAERDAVVRGASAAGPAGTGEPIEPVDPVDPVEFAVPGFVLRRPAPVPEPLVIDVLAAGVGPAAAAAGAATALTAAALSGSPYDLVVSAGIGGGFMTPGRSAAVGSVVVSDAIVAADLGAETPAGFVPVTDLGFGTVEHRPPAALVRAVAEAAGAQRGDVLTVSTVTGTAERAAALVTARPAALAEAMEGFGVAEAAAVHGVPALEIRAVSNPVGPRDRAAWRIGDALEALSGASAALREALRAAPPESWSASESWSTSET, from the coding sequence ATGCGCGTCCTCGTCGTCACCGCCGTGGACGCCGAGCGCGACGCGGTCGTGCGCGGCGCCTCGGCGGCCGGTCCTGCAGGCACGGGCGAACCGATCGAACCGGTCGATCCGGTCGATCCGGTCGAGTTCGCCGTGCCGGGCTTCGTGCTGCGCCGGCCCGCCCCGGTCCCGGAGCCGCTCGTGATCGACGTGCTGGCCGCCGGCGTGGGCCCGGCCGCCGCGGCGGCCGGAGCGGCCACGGCCCTCACGGCCGCGGCGCTCTCCGGCAGCCCCTACGACCTGGTGGTCTCCGCGGGCATCGGCGGCGGCTTCATGACCCCCGGCCGCAGCGCGGCCGTGGGGTCCGTCGTCGTCTCCGACGCGATCGTGGCGGCGGACCTGGGCGCCGAGACGCCCGCGGGCTTCGTCCCCGTCACGGACCTCGGCTTCGGCACGGTGGAGCACCGGCCGCCCGCGGCGCTGGTGCGCGCCGTGGCCGAGGCTGCCGGTGCGCAGCGCGGCGACGTGCTGACGGTCTCGACGGTGACCGGCACCGCCGAGCGGGCCGCGGCCCTGGTGACCGCGCGGCCCGCCGCGCTCGCCGAGGCCATGGAAGGCTTCGGCGTGGCCGAGGCGGCGGCCGTGCACGGCGTGCCCGCCCTGGAGATCCGGGCCGTCTCCAACCCCGTCGGTCCGCGCGACCGTGCCGCCTGGCGCATCGGCGACGCCCTGGAGGCCCTCTCCGGTGCCTCCGCCGCCCTGCGGGAAGCGCTGCGGGCGGCTCCACCCGAGTCGTGGAGCGCCTCCGAGTCGTGGAGCACCTCCGAGACCTGA
- a CDS encoding 1,4-dihydroxy-6-naphthoate synthase: MSEPLKIAYSPCPNDTFVFDAWAHGRVPGAPALDVTFADIDVTNGMAERGEFDVLKVSYAVLPWVLDEYALLPAGGALGRGCGPLVLTREAGSPVSLAGKTVAVPSERSTAYLLFRLWAAAEVPGGVGEVVVLPFHEIMPAVRDGKVDAGLVIHEARFTYGNYGLHCLADMGEHWENSTGLPIPLGAIIAKRSLGAERLRELAEAARTSVRMAWDDPEASRPYVLEHAQEMDPKVADQHIGLYVNEFTAGLGENGYAAVRGLLTRAAAEGLVPPLGPDALAFV, from the coding sequence ATGAGCGAGCCCCTGAAGATCGCCTACTCGCCCTGCCCGAACGACACGTTCGTCTTCGACGCCTGGGCGCACGGCCGGGTCCCCGGAGCCCCCGCCCTGGACGTCACGTTCGCCGACATCGACGTCACCAACGGCATGGCCGAGCGCGGCGAGTTCGACGTCCTGAAGGTCTCCTACGCGGTCCTGCCGTGGGTGCTGGACGAGTACGCCCTGCTGCCGGCCGGCGGCGCCCTGGGCCGCGGCTGCGGGCCGCTCGTGCTCACGCGGGAGGCGGGCAGCCCCGTGTCCCTGGCGGGGAAGACGGTGGCGGTGCCGAGCGAGCGCTCGACGGCCTACCTGCTCTTCCGGCTGTGGGCCGCCGCCGAGGTGCCGGGCGGGGTCGGCGAGGTCGTCGTCCTGCCGTTCCACGAGATCATGCCGGCCGTCCGGGACGGCAAGGTGGACGCGGGCCTGGTCATCCACGAGGCGCGGTTCACGTACGGGAACTACGGCCTGCACTGCCTGGCCGACATGGGCGAGCACTGGGAGAACAGCACCGGCCTGCCCATCCCGTTGGGGGCGATCATCGCCAAGCGCTCGCTGGGCGCCGAGCGGTTGCGCGAACTGGCGGAGGCGGCACGGACGTCCGTGCGGATGGCGTGGGACGATCCGGAGGCCTCGCGGCCGTACGTGCTGGAGCACGCGCAGGAGATGGACCCCAAGGTCGCCGACCAGCACATCGGGCTCTACGTCAACGAATTCACGGCCGGGCTCGGGGAGAACGGCTATGCGGCGGTCCGCGGGCTGCTCACCCGGGCCGCGGCCGAGGGGCTCGTACCGCCCCTCGGCCCGGACGCGCTCGCTTTCGTCTGA
- a CDS encoding cold-shock protein: protein MPTGKVKWFNSEKGFGFLSRDDGGDVFVHSSVLPDGVDSLKPGQRVEFGVVAGQRGDQALSVTLLDPTPSVAAAQRRKPDELASIVQDLTTLLENVTQQLERGRYPDKAHGAKIAGMLRAVADQLDV from the coding sequence GTGCCTACCGGCAAGGTCAAGTGGTTCAACAGCGAGAAGGGCTTCGGCTTTCTCTCCCGCGACGACGGCGGAGACGTCTTCGTGCACTCCTCGGTGCTCCCGGACGGGGTCGATTCCCTCAAGCCCGGACAGCGGGTGGAATTCGGTGTCGTGGCCGGCCAGCGGGGCGACCAGGCGCTGTCGGTGACGCTGCTCGACCCCACGCCCTCGGTCGCGGCCGCCCAGCGCCGCAAGCCCGACGAGCTGGCGTCGATCGTCCAGGACCTCACCACCCTCCTGGAGAACGTCACCCAGCAGCTCGAGCGCGGCCGTTACCCCGACAAGGCCCACGGCGCCAAGATCGCCGGCATGCTGCGCGCGGTCGCCGACCAGCTGGACGTCTGA
- a CDS encoding HAD family hydrolase, whose amino-acid sequence MSSAARTPRFTVGFDLDLTLVDSRPGIRAAYASLVAATGTAIDIDLVVSRIGPPLEQELAHWFPEERVAEAAALYVAAYPEHGITPSPALPGAREAVAAVRGLGGRAVVVTAKNARNARLHLDHLGIEPDVLVGSLWAEAKAGALREHGADVYVGDHVGDVRGARAAGALSVAVTTGPCGAEELRAAGADVVLPGLADFPGWLRGYLAAAGPAAEDARA is encoded by the coding sequence ATGAGTTCCGCCGCGCGCACGCCCCGCTTCACGGTCGGCTTCGATCTGGACCTCACCCTGGTCGACTCCCGCCCGGGCATCCGGGCCGCGTACGCCTCGCTGGTCGCCGCCACCGGCACGGCCATCGACATCGACCTCGTCGTCAGCCGGATCGGGCCGCCGCTGGAGCAGGAGCTGGCCCACTGGTTCCCCGAGGAGCGCGTCGCCGAGGCCGCCGCCCTCTACGTGGCCGCGTACCCGGAGCACGGCATCACGCCCTCGCCCGCCCTGCCGGGCGCCCGCGAGGCCGTGGCCGCGGTGCGCGGGCTGGGCGGCCGGGCCGTCGTCGTCACCGCCAAGAACGCCCGCAACGCCCGTCTCCACCTCGACCACCTGGGCATCGAGCCGGACGTGCTCGTCGGCTCGCTGTGGGCGGAGGCCAAGGCGGGCGCGCTGCGCGAGCACGGCGCGGACGTCTACGTCGGCGACCACGTCGGGGACGTCCGCGGCGCGCGGGCGGCCGGTGCGCTGTCGGTGGCCGTGACGACCGGGCCCTGCGGGGCCGAGGAGCTGCGGGCGGCCGGCGCGGACGTCGTCCTGCCCGGGCTCGCGGACTTCCCCGGGTGGCTGCGCGGCTACCTGGCCGCGGCCGGGCCCGCGGCGGAGGACGCCCGCGCCTGA